A genomic region of Capnocytophaga canimorsus contains the following coding sequences:
- a CDS encoding M23 family metallopeptidase — translation MKKVKYYYDPETLSYKRIKSRKRTKVRNIGLFLLSSLVFGAVVMFLMVNTRFFYTPRELTLQREVKQYETYFQILNKKMKQMEEVLANIQDRDNNIYRLYFEAAPIADEQRKSGFGGVNRYEHLEKYNNSDLLINTTKRLEILQKQLVVQSKSLDEITYLAREKEKLLAAIPAIQPIQNKDLTRMASGYGWRTDPFTKARKFHYGMDFTAPQGTPIYAAGDGVITRADGNAAGYGEHIRIDHGYGYVSLYAHLSKYNVRVGQKVKRGDIIGFVGNTGRSQAPHLHYEVLKDGEHINPVHFYYGSLTTEEYAEMLRISAQENQTLD, via the coding sequence ATGAAAAAAGTAAAATATTATTACGACCCTGAAACGTTATCGTACAAGCGTATTAAAAGCAGAAAGCGAACAAAAGTAAGAAATATTGGCTTATTTTTGCTAAGTTCTCTCGTTTTTGGTGCAGTAGTAATGTTTTTAATGGTGAACACGCGGTTTTTCTATACTCCTCGTGAGCTTACCCTACAGCGTGAAGTAAAACAATACGAAACGTACTTCCAGATTCTCAACAAGAAAATGAAGCAAATGGAAGAAGTATTGGCAAACATTCAAGACCGCGACAATAATATCTATCGCTTGTACTTTGAAGCTGCACCAATTGCTGACGAACAACGAAAAAGTGGGTTTGGTGGAGTCAATCGGTATGAGCATCTTGAAAAATATAACAACTCTGATTTGCTTATCAATACTACCAAAAGACTTGAAATTCTACAAAAACAATTAGTCGTTCAATCAAAATCATTGGACGAAATTACCTATTTGGCTCGGGAAAAAGAAAAGCTACTGGCAGCCATTCCTGCTATACAACCCATTCAAAATAAAGACCTTACTCGAATGGCTTCAGGATACGGATGGCGAACCGACCCCTTTACCAAAGCCCGTAAATTTCACTACGGAATGGACTTTACCGCACCTCAAGGTACGCCCATTTATGCTGCTGGGGACGGCGTTATTACTCGTGCCGATGGCAATGCCGCAGGTTACGGTGAGCATATCCGAATTGACCACGGATATGGTTACGTAAGCCTATACGCTCATTTAAGTAAATATAATGTTCGAGTGGGGCAAAAAGTAAAACGAGGCGACATCATAGGCTTTGTAGGAAATACGGGACGCTCTCAAGCTCCACACCTTCACTATGAAGTGCTTAAAGATGGTGAACATATCAATCCTGTACACTTTTACTACGGAAGTTTAACCACCGAAGAATATGCTGAAATGTTGCGTATCTCGGCACAAGAAAACCAAACCCTAGATTAG
- a CDS encoding HU family DNA-binding protein yields the protein MAVKFKAVQKKNPQKRDEPAKWYPQAVGDGETRLQDLADYASSVSTVSKADILAVLETVFTKVSKDLSEGHIVHVGEYFTLQMGLSGLPSDKEEEVNATKVKSGHILFRPGKMLSDMVKLATFKKL from the coding sequence ATGGCTGTTAAATTCAAAGCAGTACAGAAAAAGAATCCCCAGAAGCGTGATGAACCCGCTAAGTGGTATCCACAAGCCGTAGGTGATGGCGAAACCCGATTGCAGGACTTGGCTGACTATGCCTCGTCAGTTTCCACCGTATCCAAAGCCGATATTTTGGCGGTACTTGAAACGGTGTTTACCAAAGTCAGTAAAGACCTTTCCGAAGGGCACATTGTACACGTAGGGGAGTACTTTACCTTACAAATGGGGCTCTCGGGGCTTCCTTCCGATAAAGAAGAGGAAGTGAATGCTACCAAAGTTAAGAGTGGTCATATTCTTTTCCGTCCTGGCAAGATGCTAAGCGATATGGTAAAGTTAGCCACCTTTAAGAAGTTATAA
- the yidD gene encoding membrane protein insertion efficiency factor YidD — MEWLKKILIFPFVVLVRFYQLFISPFTPSACRYAPTCSQYTLEALKKHGLFKGGYLAIKRIARCHPWGGSGYDPVP; from the coding sequence ATGGAATGGCTTAAAAAAATACTGATTTTTCCCTTTGTAGTACTTGTTCGCTTCTATCAGTTGTTTATTTCGCCCTTTACACCTTCGGCTTGTCGGTATGCGCCTACTTGTTCGCAATACACGTTAGAGGCTCTTAAAAAACACGGACTTTTCAAAGGCGGATACTTAGCGATCAAACGCATTGCTCGTTGCCATCCGTGGGGAGGCAGTGGCTATGACCCCGTTCCGTAA
- a CDS encoding tetratricopeptide repeat protein produces MRKFYFSLFFFGLLLQSVFSQSTEVTTTDQADFQKAMSLYNRKLYKPAQHLFRKELLNTNDAQIKSKCEYYVALTAIKSGEIGAENLMERFMEKYPDSPFGANAYIDIADYYFGQGNYKMALQWYDKVNPTDVHWQDKDRFNFQKGYALFTGGKRKESEKYFSQLRGSKEFGAEANYYLGYIAYDSEDYSTASTYFERVQEDEQLNKNVSYFQAAMNFKQGKFEQAISEGLKQKQKTKNPQELSEINKIIGESYFNLQKYDEALPYLKAYKGKRGRYSNTDYYYLGYVYYKNKDYNLAIEQFNKIVSGKDAVAQNAYYHLAECYLNTHQKQQALNAFRNAYQMDFNDQIKKDAHLNYARLSYDIGNPYESVPSVLLAYSKNYPNDHKEEIQSLLIDSYVSSGDYQAAIDLLEKSTQPKDKEIYQKVVFYRGLELFNEVQYQPALAYLQKVKGNDTFAARALYWSGECAYQLKDFQVAKTYYTQFLAHPKAQTTSEFKNIYYNLAYVNFNLKQYATAIENFELYLKSNPKNAIWENDAYLRMADSYFAEGKYWPAMEAYNKAIGSKAVDEDYAAFQKAISYGFVNRVSRKIEDLEAFIKRYKNSNLRQNALFELGNTYVSEDNTTKALQYYSQLKNEYKNGELVPRAMLREALVYNNKGDNARALALFKEIAKNYPNTTEANQAVATAFLIYKDIGKVDEYASWAKGLGYVKVVDAELDIASYESAEKHYLQQNHKEAIAGFEKYISQYPQGVLVNNARFYLGQLYYQQNDKNKALPLFEKVIEAGTGEFLEQALARVSQMYLDKGESAKAKSFLEQLENKSAIAQNQIYAQSNLMQISYQEKQYQKAITYANKVLSQSGVDRRIQNDAQRILARSYIQTGDEPKAKKAYQEVAKTATGSLAAEALYYDAYFKNKEQNYKASNEVVQKLAKEYGGYKEYAAKSLVIMAKNFYALNDTYQATYILENVIKNFAGYPEVVDQAQKELSIVKAEAAKSNSSVEL; encoded by the coding sequence ATGCGTAAATTTTATTTCTCTTTATTTTTCTTTGGGCTTTTATTACAAAGTGTATTTTCTCAATCCACAGAGGTAACTACCACTGACCAAGCCGACTTTCAGAAGGCGATGTCTTTGTACAATCGTAAACTTTACAAACCCGCACAACATTTGTTCCGTAAGGAACTTCTAAACACTAATGATGCTCAAATCAAGAGCAAGTGTGAATACTACGTAGCCTTGACAGCTATCAAATCAGGTGAAATAGGGGCAGAAAACCTTATGGAACGTTTTATGGAAAAATATCCTGACTCTCCTTTTGGGGCAAATGCTTATATTGATATCGCCGATTATTATTTTGGGCAAGGAAATTATAAAATGGCACTCCAATGGTACGATAAGGTAAATCCTACGGATGTGCATTGGCAAGACAAAGACCGTTTTAATTTTCAAAAGGGCTACGCTTTATTTACCGGCGGAAAAAGAAAAGAATCCGAGAAATATTTCAGCCAACTTCGGGGTTCTAAAGAATTTGGCGCTGAAGCCAACTATTATTTAGGGTATATTGCGTATGACTCGGAAGATTATTCTACAGCTTCTACTTATTTCGAAAGAGTCCAAGAAGATGAACAACTCAACAAGAATGTTTCTTATTTTCAGGCAGCGATGAATTTCAAGCAAGGCAAGTTTGAACAAGCCATCAGTGAAGGACTAAAACAGAAACAGAAAACGAAAAATCCGCAGGAACTCTCAGAAATAAATAAAATCATAGGAGAGAGTTACTTCAATTTGCAAAAATACGATGAGGCGTTACCATATTTGAAAGCATATAAAGGTAAGCGCGGACGTTATTCCAATACCGATTATTATTATTTAGGATACGTTTACTATAAAAATAAAGATTATAACCTTGCCATTGAGCAGTTTAATAAAATTGTGAGTGGGAAAGATGCCGTTGCTCAAAACGCTTACTATCATTTGGCAGAATGCTACTTAAACACCCATCAGAAGCAACAAGCACTCAATGCGTTCAGAAATGCCTATCAAATGGATTTCAATGATCAGATTAAAAAAGACGCCCATCTGAATTACGCTCGTTTGAGTTATGATATTGGTAATCCGTACGAAAGTGTGCCGAGTGTTCTGCTGGCGTATTCAAAAAATTACCCCAATGACCATAAGGAAGAGATACAAAGCTTGTTGATAGACTCTTATGTATCTTCGGGGGATTATCAAGCAGCCATTGACTTGCTGGAAAAGTCCACTCAGCCTAAGGATAAGGAAATTTATCAGAAAGTGGTTTTTTATCGCGGATTGGAGCTCTTCAATGAGGTGCAATACCAACCTGCACTAGCATATCTTCAAAAGGTAAAGGGCAACGATACCTTTGCTGCACGTGCTTTGTATTGGAGTGGCGAATGTGCTTACCAGTTAAAGGATTTTCAGGTAGCCAAAACATACTATACTCAGTTTCTTGCGCATCCCAAGGCTCAAACCACATCGGAATTTAAAAATATCTACTATAACTTGGCTTACGTAAACTTCAACTTGAAACAATATGCTACTGCTATAGAAAATTTTGAGCTTTATTTGAAATCGAATCCTAAAAATGCGATTTGGGAGAATGATGCGTACCTGCGTATGGCAGATAGCTATTTTGCCGAAGGGAAGTATTGGCCAGCAATGGAGGCTTATAATAAGGCAATTGGCAGTAAAGCCGTAGATGAGGATTATGCCGCCTTTCAGAAAGCCATCAGCTATGGGTTTGTTAATCGTGTTTCAAGAAAGATAGAAGATTTGGAGGCTTTTATCAAACGGTATAAAAATTCTAATTTAAGGCAAAATGCCCTATTTGAACTCGGGAATACCTACGTGAGTGAAGACAATACCACAAAGGCACTTCAGTATTATAGCCAACTTAAAAACGAGTATAAAAACGGAGAGCTTGTACCACGGGCTATGCTTCGTGAGGCGTTGGTGTACAATAACAAAGGGGATAATGCCCGTGCCCTTGCCCTATTTAAAGAGATTGCTAAAAACTATCCCAACACTACCGAAGCCAATCAAGCTGTGGCAACTGCCTTTCTCATCTATAAAGATATCGGTAAGGTAGATGAGTACGCTTCGTGGGCAAAAGGCTTAGGCTACGTAAAGGTAGTAGATGCTGAACTTGATATTGCCTCGTATGAGTCTGCTGAAAAACATTATTTGCAACAAAACCACAAAGAAGCCATTGCCGGATTTGAAAAGTACATCAGTCAATATCCGCAAGGGGTGTTGGTTAATAATGCTCGTTTCTATTTGGGGCAACTCTATTACCAACAGAATGATAAGAACAAGGCTTTACCTTTATTTGAAAAGGTGATTGAAGCTGGTACGGGTGAGTTTTTGGAACAAGCCTTGGCAAGAGTAAGCCAAATGTACTTGGATAAGGGAGAGTCGGCTAAGGCAAAATCCTTTTTGGAGCAGTTGGAAAACAAATCTGCCATTGCACAAAATCAGATATATGCACAATCCAACTTGATGCAGATTTCCTATCAAGAAAAACAATATCAAAAGGCAATTACCTATGCCAATAAGGTACTTTCGCAAAGCGGAGTAGATAGACGTATTCAAAACGATGCTCAGCGTATTTTGGCAAGGTCGTATATTCAAACCGGTGATGAGCCTAAGGCCAAAAAGGCGTATCAAGAGGTTGCAAAAACCGCAACCGGAAGTTTGGCGGCAGAGGCACTCTACTACGATGCTTATTTCAAAAATAAAGAACAAAACTACAAAGCCTCTAATGAGGTCGTACAGAAATTGGCTAAAGAATATGGCGGGTACAAAGAGTATGCTGCGAAAAGTTTGGTGATTATGGCGAAGAATTTCTATGCCTTAAACGATACGTATCAAGCCACTTACATCTTGGAAAACGTCATCAAGAATTTTGCAGGTTACCCCGAGGTAGTTGACCAGGCACAGAAAGAATTGAGCATAGTGAAGGCAGAGGCTGCCAAGAGCAATTCGTCGGTTGAATTATAG
- a CDS encoding DUF302 domain-containing protein: MRTFLLLFMSLLLPTTLFSQDTCTTSHSVVSSYDFDETLKRLKVTFEEKNLTLFAEIDHTAHAEKVGLPLTSATVLLVGNPKAGTPLMQQNVEIAIELPLKILVFKKEGTAQVYVHFKKLVPLAKQYFSSNDAQLHASLKQIENTMIRLIEQTVMEK; this comes from the coding sequence ATGCGTACTTTTTTACTGCTTTTTATGAGTTTACTTCTGCCCACGACTTTGTTTTCGCAAGATACTTGTACTACTTCTCACTCGGTAGTTAGTAGCTATGATTTCGATGAGACTCTAAAACGGCTTAAAGTGACCTTTGAGGAGAAAAATCTGACCCTTTTTGCTGAAATTGACCACACAGCACACGCCGAAAAAGTAGGTTTGCCACTTACTTCTGCCACCGTATTGCTGGTAGGAAACCCCAAGGCAGGTACGCCCTTAATGCAGCAGAATGTTGAAATAGCCATTGAGTTGCCTCTGAAAATCCTCGTTTTTAAAAAGGAAGGAACAGCTCAGGTTTATGTGCATTTCAAAAAATTAGTACCTTTGGCAAAACAATACTTCTCTTCAAATGATGCCCAGCTACACGCATCGTTAAAACAGATAGAAAATACAATGATACGTCTTATTGAGCAAACGGTAATGGAAAAATAA
- a CDS encoding TonB-dependent receptor, translated as MSRLYTTIKIATLTVFGAMPVLLQAQNGKRDLGVKEVNVVKSYTPTIADAYKKKEDANLKDSLTLAKKQINYSIYSVPVASTFVPEKGKAATVLKNRKSVYNNSYAALGFGNYTTLYADASLSIPTTKESTFSVLFNHLSSAANVENVVPKSNFAQTQATLGYDFLNSDFNFGIQLNGGRRLHNWYGVKKGVYTDAELSALNNTAQAYIDYGARGYFNSHKSFFKGVEFAFVGLTDDYKTSETHLIIKPAFEFDLTQKEQTFRLSAFFDYLNGKFNQSYSNNEALKNNWMLFGLNPAYHYTNADLTLKAGIGFAYASSNTQESEHGLYPDVEVSYRLLDDYIIGSASARGMMQQNSFSTFTKENPFVSPTLTLAPTDVNFDFSVGLKGKIDSNLSYQLQGGYKRYENLPMFVTQYQPSVSTFGYQHYNAFNVIYDQVDEAFFTVELGGNFERIAFFTLKGKVNTHTPKNQPEAWNLPHNQWSLYTDFKVTDELFVGTDIFFIGKRKDLDYPIFGATNPSAVTLKSYIDLNLHADYTLKNSWTIFAKINNILSDNYQHWHYYPVQGIQFLGGIKYQFKL; from the coding sequence ATGAGTCGATTATATACAACAATCAAGATAGCTACACTCACCGTTTTTGGGGCGATGCCCGTACTCTTACAAGCACAAAACGGTAAGAGAGACTTAGGGGTTAAGGAGGTAAACGTGGTCAAATCATACACGCCTACCATTGCCGACGCCTATAAGAAGAAAGAAGATGCCAATTTGAAAGATTCCTTAACCTTGGCAAAAAAGCAAATCAACTACTCGATTTATTCGGTGCCCGTTGCCTCTACTTTCGTTCCTGAAAAGGGAAAGGCAGCTACGGTATTAAAAAACCGAAAATCGGTCTATAACAATTCGTATGCGGCTTTGGGCTTTGGTAATTACACCACGCTTTATGCCGATGCTTCCCTTTCAATTCCTACCACTAAGGAAAGCACTTTTTCGGTACTTTTTAATCATCTGTCTTCGGCAGCAAATGTTGAGAATGTAGTTCCGAAAAGTAACTTTGCCCAAACACAAGCCACATTGGGCTATGACTTTCTTAATAGTGATTTTAATTTTGGCATACAGCTCAATGGCGGGCGGCGTTTGCACAATTGGTACGGCGTTAAAAAGGGGGTGTACACCGATGCTGAACTTTCGGCACTGAACAACACGGCTCAAGCCTATATTGATTATGGGGCAAGAGGCTACTTCAATAGCCATAAATCTTTTTTTAAAGGAGTGGAGTTTGCTTTCGTAGGATTGACTGACGATTATAAAACATCAGAAACGCATCTAATCATAAAACCTGCTTTTGAGTTTGACCTTACCCAAAAAGAACAAACGTTCAGGCTTAGTGCCTTTTTTGACTATCTGAACGGAAAATTCAATCAAAGCTATTCGAACAACGAGGCACTGAAAAACAATTGGATGCTCTTTGGGCTGAACCCCGCCTACCATTATACCAATGCCGATTTGACCTTGAAGGCAGGGATAGGCTTTGCTTACGCCAGTTCCAATACGCAGGAGAGTGAGCACGGACTTTACCCCGATGTGGAAGTTTCCTACCGATTGCTCGACGACTACATCATCGGTAGTGCTTCGGCTCGAGGAATGATGCAACAGAATTCATTTAGCACCTTTACCAAAGAAAATCCGTTTGTTTCCCCTACTTTAACCTTAGCGCCAACCGATGTTAATTTTGATTTTTCAGTAGGGCTCAAAGGAAAAATCGACAGTAACCTTTCGTACCAATTGCAAGGCGGATACAAGCGATATGAAAATTTACCGATGTTCGTTACCCAATACCAGCCTTCGGTTTCGACTTTTGGCTATCAGCATTACAATGCCTTTAACGTAATTTACGACCAAGTGGACGAAGCTTTCTTTACCGTAGAACTCGGCGGAAACTTCGAGCGTATCGCTTTCTTTACCCTAAAGGGAAAAGTAAATACACACACCCCTAAAAACCAACCAGAGGCTTGGAACTTACCCCATAACCAATGGTCGCTTTACACCGATTTTAAAGTTACTGATGAGCTTTTTGTAGGCACTGATATTTTCTTTATAGGCAAACGTAAGGATTTGGATTACCCAATTTTTGGAGCAACAAATCCGTCTGCAGTGACTCTCAAAAGCTATATCGACTTAAATCTTCACGCCGATTATACCCTTAAAAATAGCTGGACAATTTTTGCTAAAATAAACAATATCCTTTCCGATAATTATCAGCATTGGCATTATTATCCCGTTCAAGGCATCCAATTTTTGGGTGGAATCAAATATCAGTTCAAACTCTAA
- a CDS encoding TPM domain-containing protein: MKKYLYIVLCLITATGLAQSVPKKLFENRAVQDYVGLLNESQQQALNTKLIQYADSTSTGIVIAIVSDVEDDINFQAAQMLSQWGVGQKGKDNGVLLLMAVNQRKIAISTGYGVEELLTDALSRRIIERDILPHFRNQDYYSGFEQGTSAIIAVLSGAYKNEASGNSSGIFSGFAFLIFVGFIALMIILASKKGRKGGGNDKFGGGGFDLGDFILLSGLGRRSSSGGGFGGFGSGGGLGGFGGFGGGMGGGGGASGSW, translated from the coding sequence TTGAAAAAATACCTTTACATAGTATTATGCTTGATTACCGCTACGGGCTTAGCGCAATCCGTGCCTAAAAAATTGTTCGAAAACCGAGCGGTTCAAGATTATGTGGGTTTGCTAAATGAAAGCCAACAACAGGCACTCAATACCAAACTCATTCAGTATGCCGACTCTACCTCCACAGGCATTGTTATCGCCATTGTAAGCGATGTAGAAGACGACATCAATTTTCAGGCCGCACAGATGCTTTCGCAGTGGGGAGTCGGACAAAAGGGAAAAGACAACGGCGTACTGCTGCTTATGGCGGTAAACCAACGCAAGATAGCCATCTCAACGGGTTATGGTGTGGAAGAATTACTAACCGATGCTTTAAGCCGACGCATCATTGAACGAGACATCTTGCCTCATTTCCGAAATCAAGACTATTATTCGGGGTTCGAGCAAGGGACTTCCGCCATCATTGCCGTGCTCTCCGGAGCGTACAAAAACGAGGCTTCGGGCAATAGCTCAGGAATTTTTAGTGGCTTCGCCTTTTTGATTTTTGTAGGATTCATCGCACTGATGATAATTCTTGCTTCCAAAAAGGGAAGAAAAGGCGGAGGAAATGACAAATTCGGCGGAGGCGGTTTTGACCTCGGTGATTTTATCCTACTTAGTGGCTTGGGCAGACGCTCCTCTTCGGGCGGAGGCTTTGGCGGCTTCGGTAGTGGGGGCGGACTCGGAGGCTTTGGTGGCTTCGGCGGAGGTATGGGCGGCGGAGGCGGTGCCAGTGGAAGCTGGTAA
- a CDS encoding LemA family protein: MKRWLPLIVIVGLLALLVFWGIGVSNTMVEMSGNAQKQWANVESAYQRRSDLIGNLVKTVQGAADFERGTLKDVIEARAKATSVNIDASNLNAENMAQFQEAQAGLSSALSRLLVSVERYPDLKANQNFLELQSQIEGTENRINVERNRFNETAGNYNIYIRKIPKNFVASIAGHEPMALFKADQGAEKAPNVEFNFK; encoded by the coding sequence ATGAAAAGATGGTTACCTCTTATTGTTATTGTAGGACTTTTAGCACTGTTAGTATTTTGGGGCATTGGCGTGAGCAATACGATGGTGGAAATGAGTGGAAACGCCCAAAAACAATGGGCTAATGTGGAAAGTGCCTACCAAAGGCGAAGTGATTTAATCGGTAATTTGGTAAAAACGGTTCAAGGAGCAGCAGATTTTGAACGCGGTACATTAAAAGACGTGATTGAAGCACGTGCCAAAGCTACTTCCGTAAATATTGATGCTTCAAACCTTAATGCCGAAAATATGGCTCAATTTCAGGAAGCTCAAGCTGGACTTTCTTCAGCACTTTCAAGGCTTTTGGTTTCTGTGGAGCGTTACCCTGACCTAAAAGCAAATCAGAACTTTTTAGAGCTACAATCGCAAATTGAAGGCACTGAAAATCGTATCAACGTAGAGCGAAATCGCTTTAACGAAACGGCAGGAAACTACAACATCTATATCCGAAAAATCCCTAAAAATTTCGTAGCAAGTATTGCAGGGCACGAGCCAATGGCACTTTTCAAAGCCGACCAAGGTGCTGAAAAAGCCCCTAATGTTGAGTTTAATTTCAAATAA
- a CDS encoding MerR family transcriptional regulator: MKVQLPEKRYYTIGEVAKAFGVNTSLIRFWEKEFEIINPKKNAKGSRKFSKEDVNTLELIYHLVKERGFTLEGARQKLKEEKQKTLSNFEIISKLERVKQALMALKNEL, encoded by the coding sequence ATGAAAGTGCAATTGCCTGAAAAACGCTACTATACCATAGGCGAAGTGGCAAAAGCTTTTGGGGTAAACACATCGCTTATCCGATTTTGGGAAAAAGAATTCGAGATTATTAACCCTAAAAAGAATGCCAAAGGAAGCCGGAAATTTTCTAAAGAGGATGTAAATACTTTAGAGCTAATTTATCATCTGGTAAAGGAAAGAGGATTTACCTTGGAAGGAGCTCGGCAAAAGCTTAAGGAAGAAAAACAAAAAACGCTTTCCAATTTTGAAATCATTAGTAAATTGGAGCGTGTAAAACAAGCCTTAATGGCTCTAAAAAATGAACTTTGA
- a CDS encoding TPM domain-containing protein: MNIEQFLTPQEEREIIRAVGEAEKETSGEIRVHLENTTSKDPYLRAMEVFEKLDMPLTAQRNGVLFYFAVEDKTFVIFGDKGINNVVEDDFWESTKDEMLGYFREGKFKEGIVAGIRKAGKALQKYFPYCAKEDVNELTDDISKGNI; the protein is encoded by the coding sequence ATGAATATCGAGCAGTTTCTAACCCCACAAGAAGAGCGAGAAATCATTCGTGCCGTTGGCGAGGCTGAAAAGGAAACCTCGGGGGAAATCCGTGTGCATTTGGAAAATACCACCTCAAAAGACCCTTACCTACGCGCTATGGAAGTCTTTGAAAAACTGGATATGCCACTCACCGCCCAACGCAACGGCGTATTGTTTTATTTCGCTGTAGAAGATAAAACTTTCGTTATTTTTGGCGATAAGGGCATCAATAATGTGGTGGAAGATGATTTCTGGGAAAGCACAAAAGACGAAATGCTCGGCTACTTCCGTGAAGGAAAATTCAAAGAGGGTATTGTCGCTGGAATACGAAAGGCAGGAAAAGCTCTTCAAAAGTATTTTCCGTATTGCGCTAAGGAAGATGTGAATGAACTGACTGACGATATATCAAAAGGAAATATTTAA